A window of the Lolium perenne isolate Kyuss_39 chromosome 7, Kyuss_2.0, whole genome shotgun sequence genome harbors these coding sequences:
- the LOC127313339 gene encoding uncharacterized protein has protein sequence MASEDVHMADLDATSTDWSSSDSDDSDIDELLNDDETEMMLLLFGLKQTEDRMKLLDQRKGSVMGRMCIPRNRALGHEQLMQDYFAEVPTYPPRLFRRRYRMRRTLFEKIVKDCEANCDYFKQRRNAAQVMGFSPYQKKSAAMRVIAYGIPADYTDEYLRIGVQTTTDCVRMFAKMVIKLYGEKYLRAPNEDDTKRLMEINEKRG, from the coding sequence ATGGCTTCGGAGGATGTGCACATGGCGGATTTGGACGCGACGTCGACCGATTGGTCGTCGTCGGATTCCGACGATTCGGATATCGACGAGTTGCTCAACGACGACGAGACGGAGATGATGCTGCTCCTGTTCGGCTTGAAGCAAACGGAGGACCGCATGAAGCTGCTGGATCAGCGGAAAGGATCCGTGATGGGGCGTATGTGCATTCCGCGGAACCGCGCGCTCGGCCACGAACAGCTGATGCAAGATTATTTCGCCGAGGTACCGACCTATCCTCCCCGCCTCTTCCGTAGACGGTACCGAATGCGTAGGACTTTGTTCGAGAAAATCGTCAAAGATTGCGAGGCAAATTGCGATTATTTCAAGCAAAGAAGAAATGCTGCCCAAGTCATGGGATTTAGCCCATACCAAAAAAAATCTGCCGCCATGAGGGTTATTGCATACGGTATACCAGCAGATTATACCGATGAGTACCTTCGCATTGGTGTGCAAACAACCACGGATTGCGTGCGTATGTTTGCCAAGATGGTGATCAAGTTGTATGGAGAGAAGTATCTCCGAGCTCCAAATGAGGAtgatacaaaaaggctcatggagatcaatgaaaagagggggtag